In Jeotgalibaca arthritidis, a single genomic region encodes these proteins:
- a CDS encoding PTS transporter subunit EIIB — MSIKKKDYKSLATDIIDFVGGEENINRVIHCITRLRYYLKDETILEKEKLEHLDGVIGIVEANSQFQVVVVQAVDDIYDEVIAGVFRINMWNIIGSIIELPSYIDPVNGITSYFLVCCFGYRCDTCFGVYSYLHLGL; from the coding sequence ATGAGTATTAAGAAAAAAGATTATAAATCGCTCGCTACAGACATCATTGATTTTGTTGGGGGTGAAGAGAATATTAATCGTGTCATTCATTGCATCACACGCTTACGTTATTATTTAAAAGACGAAACGATTCTAGAAAAAGAGAAACTCGAACACTTAGATGGTGTGATAGGTATCGTTGAAGCAAATAGCCAATTCCAAGTCGTTGTAGTGCAAGCAGTCGATGACATTTATGATGAAGTGATCGCAGGAGTCTTTCGAATTAATATGTGGAACATTATAGGTTCGATTATTGAGCTGCCTTCCTATATTGACCCAGTTAATGGCATCACTTCATATTTTTTGGTATGCTGTTTTGGTTACCGCTGTGACACTTGCTTTGGCGTTTATTCTTACTTACATTTGGGGCTATAA
- a CDS encoding Crp/Fnr family transcriptional regulator: MDQDQHCHHHHEPCVRIVPIFNHLEDEQMAIIARSAKSRHLKKGEILFRANEGGDTLYIIHSGKVRMYHLSESGKEQLVRILNPGDFTGELAIFQATSRHENYAEALLDTDVCLIKREDLQKYLVDYPQISLKILSELTMRLKESEKQTTQVAIEQVENRIISFLAENVGQDSGNSPTVTLPMTKKDLASYLGTTPETISRKFKDLEERGLIEQLSQKTIKIVDLDELLLDN; the protein is encoded by the coding sequence TTGGATCAAGACCAACACTGCCATCACCACCATGAACCCTGTGTTCGGATTGTACCGATTTTTAATCACTTAGAAGATGAGCAAATGGCTATTATTGCCCGTTCTGCCAAGTCCCGTCATTTGAAGAAAGGAGAAATCCTGTTTCGAGCCAACGAAGGGGGAGATACGTTGTATATTATCCATTCGGGAAAAGTTCGGATGTACCATTTGTCGGAATCAGGCAAGGAACAATTGGTTCGTATATTGAATCCGGGTGACTTTACAGGTGAATTAGCTATTTTTCAAGCAACGAGCCGCCATGAAAACTATGCCGAAGCTCTACTAGATACCGATGTTTGCTTAATTAAGCGAGAGGATTTGCAAAAATATCTCGTCGATTATCCGCAGATTTCATTGAAGATTCTATCGGAACTGACGATGCGCTTGAAAGAGTCAGAAAAACAAACGACCCAAGTTGCAATTGAGCAGGTTGAAAATCGCATTATCTCATTTTTAGCTGAGAATGTTGGTCAGGATAGTGGCAATAGCCCAACTGTTACCTTACCCATGACCAAAAAAGATTTAGCTTCCTACCTGGGAACCACTCCCGAAACCATCAGCCGCAAATTTAAAGACTTAGAAGAACGGGGACTCATTGAACAGCTTTCCCAAAAGACCATTAAAATCGTTGATTTAGATGAGTTGTTGCTTGATAACTAA
- a CDS encoding iron-sulfur cluster repair di-iron protein, ric: MSEKTVINQMNQYDETLDLYTHAIKRAHGDHHPEVFEIRELFETMREKITNVAEGQLYLNEEFNRLRTITHDYSVPDDVCQTYEKTVEMLSELDRIYYE, encoded by the coding sequence ATGTCTGAAAAAACAGTTATTAACCAAATGAATCAATATGATGAGACACTAGATTTATATACTCATGCGATTAAGCGTGCGCATGGCGACCACCATCCAGAAGTTTTTGAAATAAGAGAGCTCTTTGAAACAATGAGAGAAAAAATAACAAACGTAGCAGAGGGTCAGCTTTATTTAAATGAGGAATTTAATCGACTTAGAACGATTACGCATGATTACAGTGTTCCAGACGATGTTTGTCAAACCTATGAGAAAACAGTTGAGATGTTGTCGGAATTAGATAGAATATACTATGAGTAG
- a CDS encoding heavy-metal-associated domain-containing protein: MKKAVIQLETLACPSCMQKIENAVKRLTGVDQSSVKVLFNASKVRLDFNSALIELADIEKAIEKSGYQVLKSKLKPA, from the coding sequence ATGAAAAAAGCAGTTATTCAACTGGAAACATTAGCCTGTCCATCCTGTATGCAAAAGATTGAGAATGCCGTCAAGAGATTAACAGGTGTTGACCAATCCAGTGTTAAAGTGCTGTTTAATGCGAGTAAAGTACGTCTAGATTTCAATTCAGCCTTAATCGAACTAGCTGACATTGAAAAAGCCATTGAAAAATCAGGTTATCAAGTGCTTAAATCCAAACTGAAGCCAGCCTAA
- a CDS encoding NAD(P)-dependent oxidoreductase produces MKIGIIGASGKAGQLILEEAATRGHEVTAIVRDKSKVKNTKVAVIEKDIYSLTKNDTTQFDIIVNAFGAPIGEEQAHVDAGHALIEAVKGTDTRIIVVGGAGSLYVDENKTLRVIDTPDFPDVFKPTANGQARNFAELQNTTDVKWTFISPSAVFDADGKRTGTYQTGKDQLLVNSKGESYISYADYAVAILDEIENSQHINERFTVVGENE; encoded by the coding sequence ATGAAAATTGGAATTATTGGAGCTAGCGGAAAAGCAGGACAGTTGATACTAGAAGAAGCAGCGACTCGTGGGCACGAAGTTACAGCGATTGTCAGAGACAAATCGAAAGTAAAAAATACAAAAGTTGCTGTGATTGAAAAGGACATTTATAGTCTGACAAAAAATGATACCACTCAGTTTGACATTATCGTGAATGCGTTTGGTGCGCCTATCGGTGAAGAACAAGCTCACGTGGATGCAGGACATGCTCTAATTGAAGCTGTTAAGGGAACAGATACACGAATCATTGTCGTTGGTGGAGCAGGAAGCTTGTATGTAGACGAAAACAAGACGCTTCGTGTCATTGATACACCAGATTTTCCAGATGTGTTTAAACCAACTGCGAACGGGCAAGCGAGAAACTTCGCTGAGCTACAAAATACAACGGATGTGAAATGGACATTTATTAGTCCATCTGCCGTATTTGATGCAGACGGAAAGAGAACAGGAACATATCAAACAGGCAAAGACCAACTCCTTGTGAATTCAAAAGGGGAGAGCTACATCAGCTATGCAGACTACGCTGTTGCTATTTTGGATGAAATAGAAAACTCACAACACATCAATGAACGTTTTACGGTTGTTGGTGAGAATGAATAG
- a CDS encoding Rrf2 family transcriptional regulator — MSISSRFSVGIHILTLIELNKDDISSSERLAKSVNTNPAMIRKIMGMLKKAHLISVRPGVAGATLVKGLAEISLLDVYKAVHVVKDNELFSIHDNPNPNCIVGRNIQETIDPIFISAQRALEQVLETTTLDQIVDDVLKNEALKVESEH, encoded by the coding sequence ATGTCGATTAGCAGTAGATTTTCAGTTGGCATCCATATACTCACACTAATTGAACTTAATAAAGATGACATCAGTTCGTCAGAACGTTTAGCCAAGAGCGTTAATACCAATCCAGCTATGATTAGGAAGATTATGGGTATGCTAAAGAAAGCACATTTAATTAGCGTTCGCCCCGGTGTAGCAGGAGCGACGCTTGTAAAGGGACTAGCTGAGATAAGCTTGCTTGATGTTTATAAAGCCGTTCATGTTGTGAAAGACAATGAATTGTTCAGCATCCACGACAATCCAAATCCCAACTGTATCGTTGGCAGAAATATCCAAGAGACGATTGATCCTATTTTTATTAGTGCTCAACGTGCGCTCGAACAGGTTCTTGAAACGACTACCCTTGATCAAATTGTCGATGATGTTCTTAAAAATGAAGCACTAAAGGTTGAAAGTGAGCATTGA
- a CDS encoding GNAT family N-acetyltransferase: MTIRKMKKEDNSKVKTIIQRSLESLGLAIPGSAYFDPQLHDLYTYYNDLSHANYWVVEQDGDVVGGIGIAPFNNHTNMCELQKLYLSPQAQGLGLANQLMETALTFAATHYDMCYLETMQQLKPACLLYEKFGFTLLKEPLPGSEHSAMDAWYLKEFYG; this comes from the coding sequence ATGACGATTCGAAAAATGAAAAAAGAAGATAATTCAAAAGTAAAAACCATTATACAGCGCTCATTAGAATCACTTGGACTGGCAATTCCTGGCTCAGCCTATTTTGACCCGCAACTTCATGATCTGTACACTTATTATAATGATTTAAGCCATGCCAACTATTGGGTCGTTGAACAAGACGGCGACGTTGTTGGTGGCATTGGGATAGCGCCCTTCAATAATCACACTAATATGTGTGAATTACAAAAACTATATTTAAGCCCACAAGCACAAGGTCTCGGACTCGCCAATCAATTAATGGAAACTGCCCTAACATTTGCGGCTACGCATTATGATATGTGCTACCTAGAAACCATGCAGCAATTAAAACCTGCTTGTTTACTTTATGAAAAATTTGGATTCACATTGTTAAAAGAACCCCTACCTGGGTCAGAGCATTCAGCTATGGATGCTTGGTATTTGAAGGAGTTCTACGGATAA